A region of the Silene latifolia isolate original U9 population chromosome 9, ASM4854445v1, whole genome shotgun sequence genome:
AGGCCAAAGTTATACCTGCAAAGTTGACTGAGGCATCAGAATTATCCAGAGGAGTATCCTGCTTAGCTTGATGAATTTGCATCATGTGCTAATAGAGAGCATTCAGCAGTGCAGGATCAAACTGAACTGCAGGAGCTGCAGGAGCAGAAAATTCAGAAGTAGAGAAAGCCTGATGCTGAGTAGAAGTGGATGCTTTTGCCTGATTTGCTGCAGGAAAAGGATGAGCAGCCTGTGATTGGAACTGATAACCAGAAAATTGTCCTTCTACAGGTTTAGAATTCACATTGCTAGAGAACTTAGTAGCTGCTCCAGCCAAAAACTTTTCTCGGAGTTCAGGATGCTTGATGAAACAACTATCAATCACATGTCCCTTCTTATTACAATGAGGACACCACCTGTCATCTGTCTTAGGCTTTTTAGTATTATCACCTCTTTTCCAGACATTCCAGAGCTGCTGTTTGCCAGCAAATTTTGATGCATTTAGAGCACTCACATCTTGTGATGGTGCACTTCCATTGGAAATCATTTTCTGACTTTCTATTTGTTGAACAATAGAATAAGTCTTATTGATAGGAGGAATAGGATCCATAGCAAGGATGTTTGACCTTAATGAGTCATAAACATCACTCAGTCCCATGAGGAAGGTGAGAACCTTCTCTTTGATTGAAGCATCCAGGATCTTTTTCTGCAAATTACAGGAGCATTTATCCATGGCGCCACACGTACACTGAGGAATCTCTTCAGCTCTTCAATATCATCCCAGTGCCTTTTAAGCTTGTTGAAGTATTCAACAACTGGAGCATCTTCTTGAGCAATATTCTTCAGATCTTTCTTCAATTGATAGAGAAGCGGTGCATTTGAttgtccatatctttcacacacatCAGTCCACAACAATTTTTCAGTCTTACAAGACATATATCCTTCTTTGATTGTAGGAATCATTGAATTTGTCAACCAGCAACGAACCATAACATCAGCACGTAACCAACTCTGATACTTAGGTGAAGTAACAGGAGGCATAGCAACGGTTCCAGTAAGAAAACCTTGCTTATTCTTCATCCCTAACGCCATGAAAATGCTGTGACTCCAGGACATGAAATTTTTACCAGAGAAGGGCGTATTGACAAGAAGCATTCCAGCATAATCAGAGTTGGAAACAAAGGTAGGATCATCATACGGATTGCTATATGAAGCATCGGCAGTAGTATTGATTGTTTCAGTCATTTTGATCAGAATTTGATGTAATTTtgataaaatttgatgaaattGTAGAAGAATCAAAGAAATGATTTGAAGAAAGAAGATTCTAACAAATCAAGTGAAATATGACGAAAAATCGAGAAAACTGAAGAAGAATACGAAAAAAAACGTAATCAGAGTGAATGCGGAAGAAAAGATATGCAGAGACATGCTAttcctgctctgataccatgtgaaaCTGAGGTGAGACACAAACGAAGCTCACTGCCATGGCTTCACAAGCCGCCATTGATGAACACTCAAAAGCTTAATGAAACAAAGAGAGAATTGATTGTAATGAAATGTAGAAGATGTAAATTAAAGTAAGAGtattattgaataaattaatgaaTTCTGTACAGGAGTATTGCTTATATAgtagcaataataaaatatctaCATCAGTCAACTATACATTTGTAGTCAAAGTTTGTTATGGAGTTTGTTACAATTAGTTACAAGCTCTAACAGAATGAGGAACCATCTGGAAGTCTCTAGATACCAGCTGGTCAGAAGTGCGGATGATAGCGTCAGACAAAGAACATCTTCAGTGGCTGGCATCAGCAATATAACCTTGATTCACATAAAGAGACTCCTACCATCATCTAATCATATCATCTTGTTTAGCAATAATTTCAAAACTTGTTTTGTTAAGAGAACTTGGTATTTTAGGAGGAAAGTTGTAATCTTTTGGCATTGGATGTTAATCTTTCCACATATCTTGGGTTTTTCTAAGGATATGGAAGGCTAATCCTTCTTTGCTTGGTGCaattcatccaaagtctccaactttggtattgtaagactcttttaatctcttcttatttatctaTTGATCTTTCCTTCTGCTTAATTCTTATATGGAGTAGATGAATGTtagaattgatcactcttgcatcttatttacccaactattgcaaattctagagaaatggtttaatctatctaggattatttggagcaagcttgttgtatgttgatttggtttaaaggattcatgcaataagtaggaaatttcatgtcttttctcatttgtatggtttaatcttgtgagaattgatcctacCTTCTTATCTTGGCAcaactcttaatgctcatgtttgatttgcactcattgtttaatgaattgttgattaaacttgaaggacatacatggatggtttaatttgtgtatgttaacatCTTGATTTGAAAATATTGGGTGGATAATAAGAGAAGAGTTATAAAAGAGTGCTTTACTATTGTTGGTTACTAAGGAAGGATTGTACTAAGTCCTCTTTAATATTGAATGTTCTTGCTCACCAAGTATttggtatattgcttgttagacaAAGATTGCAATTTTACTTtgtttcatgttaccaatcaactcaaccccccttatctatgtttatcgattgtttgtcattgttgataaccaTTGTTTATTCATAAACTTGTCATtagtattcaatagtttacaattcaagtatttagcttaaaagtccttctcttgggatcgacccttacttgcactatattgctttatcaATTAGAGTAAtttagagtatagtttggctttataaattgttaatttaatagttaattctagtatttagcgACCTAGTATTTACCCTATCATCACCTTAAATAAACCTTAAGACGAGAATGATATGATGAGAGCACCCGAAAATCTGTGAGCAATTTAAGCTGACAATGGGTACTACAAATCAAGTGGCTATGGAGCGTATAATAGCCTCCTATGTTTATTTATGCACCACAAATCTGAAGATATTAAACTAATAAATAATGCGTGTGATTATTTATCAGGGTTGATTATCACAATCTTCCCTTAAGAAACCCGACACAAAGCTTTCTCCATGCCTCCATGTCCGGTTCACCTGCTTCTTTAAATTTAGCTCTCAACTCGTCAGCATAATTAACCTGTCCAACAAGTACATTTAAACTCTTTAAGACAAAACATATTTCCGTCACAAAGATTCAAAGAAAATTTTAAAAAGCCTAATTAGATATTCCCTTaattccacttttattgtcctATAGTGAATTGATTTGTGTCATAAGAAAAATAATGGGGCGGGGTGACGTACCCCAATAAGACCCTTTTGGAGAAGGCGATCGATAAGGTGAAGAAGAATGTCAGTGTTGTATTCGGGATGTCCCTGAATTCCCATCATATGATCACCATATCTGAACATCTCTACTGCTGTTTTATTCGATCCACCTATCACCTCCACTTTTTCTGGCAGTTCTAATATctgattataacacaacatatttaaTTAATCCCATGTCAATACACCTAGTAGACTGCGCAACACAATTTCTCATTTATAACCACTGTAAATGAGACGATCATACGCAAGACAGACTGCGTAAAAGTAAATGgaatgataaaaaaaattgagaTTAATAAAGAGAGTTGTAGTTTTTAACATACTAACCTCATCTTGGTGACATTCAATAATGTTGAGCATTGTAAAAATTTGGCGGTTTGGCAAGTCTTCCTTTGACGAAAGTGAAAAATTAATCGTCCTTAGCCCTATGTCCCAGCCTGATTTAGCTCGACCCGTTTGGCCACCAAGTGATCGGCCAAGAATCTGATTGATAATAGTATTTCCgaataaaaaaaatcaatacTAACACAAATGATAAGAACATAATTCGTATATAATCGTTTACTTTTCGTCTTTTCGATAACACAAAATAAAAATTGTGTGGTGGGACAAATAAACCTGTAAAGATTAAAGAAGACTTAAGACCATCCCCAAGAAAGGTTACGAGGGAGGTCGCGACCTTGTTGGGTCTCTTTAACCAACAATTAAGCATGAGATTAGCTTGACCTTTTGGTTGCTCTTGACCTTataaggtcaatttgtgacctcttTGGTTGCTCTTGAtcttattaggtcaatttgtgactCAGTAGGTATCAAATTATCATTGGTCGTAAAGAAAACAAAAAGGGTTAGAAGGTGAAAAATGATTGGCcgggttgatgacctaggtcgcgactTTGTGCTTGGGAggtgaaaatgggtcaaggttaataaggtgagattaagagtaaaattGGGTCGCGACCTAATTAACGCCACCACTGCTTGGGATGGTCTAAGACatataaacaaccgacatagcacATCTTCCATTCTCCTGAAAATGACCTTTTGATGTACAACTTTTGTGTTTTTCCCAATTTCCTATCAATTTTACATAAGACTTTGTAATGATTTAGGGTAATTTTCGGACGTGCATGCGGACATATGGAGTGATATGTTcaagcacaaattcttatttgtgacggaaggtatccgtcacaaataagagacgGATACCATATCCCCTCACAAATTACCCATTTGCCTTGAGtgggggaagcacatggggggacCCTCCTTTgtccctctacccatttcctctcacaaactaCCCGTCGCAACCCGCGACCCGTTGCAAGCAAGACTTACACATGTTCAAGACATTCAAGGATGGAACTACATgcaaaataataatattaatttgctACATGCCTGCATGTCACTCCTTGTATcttacaacaatgataataagtATGGTCGCATTGCGGTTATTATTATTACTTCCTCGTCTCAGTCAATAGTTTATACTTGTTTTATTTATCCCTCAtgaaataaagcaaatgtaaattaTTAACCATAGAGTATTATTAGTTGTATTAGTCAATAAGCGAAACAAATCTCTAATTATATGATAAAGGAATGACTTAAGATCGGTTTAACATCAAACTCAAACCAACTAGAATTTCACAAAAGTTCTTTTCTGATTTCAGTTTATTAAGATTAGAAAGGGACAAGTTACATCAAATTATGACATCAATTGGGCAACATGGCCATGATAAAACATATTTTAGAAATGAAGTAACATAATGCCAAACATGCATTACGTTGTGTGCAGAAAATACGTTGTATAATAGAAACAACCCAAATTCTCATATGTCACGGACATTTTTTGTCACAAGCTTATGATGTCTCACAAACATGTGGGGAAACAAGTCGAAGGAGGTTTATGAGAGATCACAAGCAAAACTTATTATAGAAACAAATAATAATGTGTATACATTTTTCTCACGGTATATCTTAGTTTGACCACCAAAACTTTAAAGAGACGATTTCTCGCTAACTTACTATAATATGTGGTTTacttataattttattttaccataatcatacaattaaatTATTTCATATTGTAATTACACAAAAACGCTCAATACCGTTTAAAGATGCAATGCATGTCAAGCAATATCATACGGAGTTATTTTGTACTCACAATAGAAACTTCATGAACTGAAGTGCATATCGCTCGACTAATAATTTTTCCGTCAAATTAGCCAACCTAGTAAATATTTGTGAGAAATTTCAGTTTAAATGGTGGAGTATATAAATACTACCcgatgatcaacaaaatcaaagacttATCAATTCCAAACTTAGATATAGATTAACCTCCAAAGACAACCAAACAATTTTACTGACTCGAATTCGACTAAGACCGAATAATACAAATAAATCTaaataaataatactccctccatttaaaAGTAAACACACCATTTCATTTTTGGACACTATTTAAATCTTCAAAATTCTCAGGAATATATAAGAGAAAGTATAATCACGTGAAATCTTGTTTGATTCGCTTTCATACaataaaaatatcaaattttatattttttaacAATGTAAAATTCATATATTTACGTAATAATTTGTGTATTGACAAAGGTGTAAAAGAGAACGTGGTCTACTTtataaaaatatcaaattttatattttttaacATTGTAAAAATTTTATAGTTTCATACaataaaaatatcaaattttatacGAGTATTTTTTAATAATGTAAAAAATTTATATTTTTTAACAATGTAAAATTCAGAACGTGGTCTACTTTTATAAAAATGGTAGATAAGTAAAAAGTAAAGGAAGAAAATAATTTACCTGGTGACCAAAACAAATGCCAAGAACCTTTATCTTCAGAAAATCCAATTTATGAAGAAGAGACAAAAGTTTACAAATCCAAAGCTCGTTAGAATGAGCATCACTACAACTCCCAGTAATCACAAATCCATCATATTCTTGTATTTCCTCATCATTTGGGAATTCATTTCTTGCTACTCTAAATACATCCCAACTTTCACCTTCTTCACTCAACATTCTCTCAAAAACCCCAAAATACCCTCCATACTTCTCTTTTATATACCCTGATTCTTCTGCACAAAGTAATACTCCAAACCTTTTTCCTTTCACTTTCCCATTCCCATTTCCATTCCCTCTCAATTCTCCATTTTGCCCTTCATAAATCATCTTCGCCAAATTTTGTTTCGAAAAATAAGAGAGAAGGGGAATGGATGAATATTATGGAGGGAAATGAGACTTACAACTTAGATGACGGAGAAATAAGAGATGTGGGGGGTTTATATATTGGTTTTTTTTGGTGGGGAAAACTTTTTAAAGAAGTATATTTTGAGCAATTagtttaaaaaaaaatacaaaactagaTACCGAATATAAGGTGTTGGATATTTATTTacctatttcattttattttattacaaaccAGATACCATTTTACTTTATTACAAATCAGATATCGTTTTACTTTATTACTCTCCGTCCCagtcggtcatttgtttacctattccattttcggtgtgttatttatttgtttacctttttatattaaaaaagttTTATATGAGTAATTTGATCGTACACCTCGATTATGGTCCACTTGTCATCCACTAACAACTACTATAAATGGTCTCCTCCCATTTTCTTGATCTTTGTGCccaaattaaaggtaaaaaaatcgaaaaaactaCGGTTACACTTATTGTCTTTTTTTTGCTTCCTTTTTACGTAATACGAGTAGTTTATTACGGAGTATAGTTTATAATTTTATTAGGTCGAATCATTACAATCAGTCCTTACTATAGTTTCTaagattcttttttttttggggtgAATTACTTTCTAAGATTCTTCTACTATATAGCATGTTATATTCGTGATTCTTTACCGTTTTATAACAGAAGAATCCCCAAATCAATATTTTTTTCCCAGTTTTAGAGCATTTAATCGAGCGAGGTCATGGTAGGAAATGTTAGAAATCTTTTTAAAACGTAAAGCTGAAATCTTTGTGTAAAGGGCTTGAAACTGGGAGTTTGATCATCAATATATCACAAGATGTTATACCATGAATTGTGAAATAACAATGTTTTGAAAAGTAAATTTTCATAAAGACCTAATAATATTACATTTCTATATCAATAGATATTTTCGTTAGGTCAAAGTGTAATTACCTTGAAACATAAACAATATTCATATTTTGGCATTAACTTTTTTCAACTACTCCATGTTTTATGCAGGTAAGTTAATAAAGTTGTTATCTACTTTCTTGGTATTATTTGTACCATCTTTTAATGTGTGCCCTAATACAACAtatatttaatatttttttaaatttatcTTGAAATGATTTCTAATAATATGAGCTTGGGCACTAAAATTATTTCAATTTTAGGTTTGACTTAACTTTCAATTCTTCCCATAGAATTGAAATTTAATTTGGTTTAAATTTAATTCCCAACATGGAAAAATTCTTAGGTCCTCTAGGAGGATCATTAATGTGTCCTCCCTAATCAATAAGAAGTTTTTATGGCTATTTAAAATATACAAATATAAAGGTAAATATAAGGCAAATATAGCAATGAAGGCTTCTTATTGGTTATGGAGGACACATTAATTGTCCTCCTAGAGGACCTAAGAATTTTTCACCAACAGGGGTTGAAATTAAGTTTGGATGAACTTTTCGGCCatgtttggtaaatgacatattaGACAAAACTTGTAGATTTCGGTCTAAATAGTAGATTAACCAATCAATCTACCAATTTAACGTGTTTGGAAAATAGCATAGTGTGATGACATAGTGATCAAAATCTACTATTCTTGAATATGCTTCTAACGGCACAATATTGTAACAACAATTTCAATTTATATATGAAATAATCTAATAATTGTCATATAATTTGCTGTTTTTCAAACACGTCTCTTAATTTTGCAAATTTAATTTATAGTCATTAAATGTGTTACTAAAATTTGCTAGCCCTATTTTACTAACGTTTTCCGCTATTATGAATCTACTTCTACCGTTTGAGAAACAAGGCTttcatattattttatttttttgttacaACTATTGTATTTCTTTTTTGACTCATTATTAATCTATTTTATATAAATGATTTGTTTATTGAATAAAGTGAATGAATcaaatttatataatgatatttcaGCTAATGATAATTTCACACATATTTAATTGACCATGTATGCATCAAAATACATAATGTAACACCCTCATCTACCAAAGTGTCTTATTAAGGCTTACCTTAGCAAATgggagtgctaccatctcggttgcccgagatagactatatcaaatagaccataaaagaacatttatattaaagtgaataaAGTTTAGTCTGGTACAACCACAATACCAAAAATCAAAACTGAAATTACAAATCCAATAAAGAAATGATCATCTAAAGTCGACACAACGACTGAAGCTAGCTAGACTTGGTGATTCTCCCATCCATCCCACGATGAGCTCAATGAACCAAAACCTGCtagatatctgctcaccatcccccaatGGATCACTTCCGGTTTTGCAACAACAAAAAAGGGGTCAGTCAACTGTACGATAAAACATAACTACGACAATAACAATAACCATCCAATTTAATCTTGTAACAATACAATTTCCAACCTCCAAGTAAATTATCTGAACCGCAGCCCAAATCTgtcaggttacccatcgcaacaggtacccaCATCGCTAGTGGGAGACCGCATCCTTggcacctaagccccgctcaccGCAACGAGCGATCCCAGATAATTAATGTGTACATcctccttgtgacgggagccacaaggggcgaacatgggggtgaagaccatctcctgAAAATGGCTTCAAAATCAATACCAATGATACCAATAATACCAAATCACCACGATACTATCACAGTAGGAAATCAAACAATCACCACATCACTGAACAACAATTGTACAAAGGACTGAGTAGAGACCCCTACCTTATTCGCAAATTCTGCAATCAACACAACCACAAGGCTAAAACTGTTCTTCTATGAAATCATCACCTAACAAGTGTGGACaaagccacccgcgccgcgcgcattCGCGCATTGGTTTCGAgccggcggcacttctcccacggaactccgtTGTGAGGCcaaaagcacgtcatgggccgttaccgatttgaaaggcattgaaaccggtaaaaggtttgacaagcctgcatttgtggagtcgccaccaatttttatagaaaattggaaccgttcgaatacgtcgtgtcatgtcaagacacaaagtagtgacacgaacactaagaaattcgttacccttatcattctatgtctataatgactctcgtgatgccaatgaacacggatgttcacagtgatcttgagtaaggggcgagggtatgtattaggaagctcgtttatttgaacacctaatcccacccgccttgatagcggcctctactaatgatcagggaagttatttatacttgatatgttgtcaattatatgcatgcaatgcaacatccaataaattaatcctagcatgtgagattagactaacTCGGTTGACAgacaatttagcaaacaattgaagGTCGAAGGGGAactttagattaattacatgtgaattgcCAAGTAAGTAAATCATGCAAGAGCAATATTAAATAAatacattaaaataaataaattacgatGAAATTACAATGGATAATTGAATTTACGTTATGAGTACGCTTGAAAAAAggatttgaaaagaaaataaaagaataaaagaattagaAGATTGTAAAATACGTCAAATTAGTagtgataataaggataataaccgattaaaacctaattagaaggcctacgtcaaaacaagacgagttcagaggcagaaaccaccttagaacaggcgcaacatctgctgcgtcccttacaagaggcgcatcagttcatgcgactgttcttgagttgggttc
Encoded here:
- the LOC141600908 gene encoding uncharacterized protein LOC141600908; translated protein: MTETINTTADASYSNPYDDPTFVSNSDYAGMLLVNTPFSGKNFMSWSHSIFMALGMKNKQGFLTGTVAMPPVTSPKYQSWLRADVMVRCWLTNSMIPTIKEGYMSCKTEKLLWTDVCERYGQSNAPLLYQLKKDLKNIAQEDAPVVEYFNKLKRHWDDIEELKRFLSKKILDASIKEKVLTFLMGLSDVYDSLRSNILAMDPIPPINKTYSIVQQIESQKMISNGSAPSQDVSALNASKFAGKQQLWNVWKRGDNTKKPKTDDRWCPHCNKKGHVIDSCFIKHPELREKFLAGAATKFSSNVNSKPVEGQFSGYQFQSQAAHPFPAANQAKASTSTQHQAFSTSEFSAPAAPAVQFDPALLNALY
- the LOC141602618 gene encoding gamma-glutamyl peptidase 5-like, whose translation is MIYEGQNGELRGNGNGNGKVKGKRFGVLLCAEESGYIKEKYGGYFGVFERMLSEEGESWDVFRVARNEFPNDEEIQEYDGFVITGSCSDAHSNELWICKLLSLLHKLDFLKIKVLGICFGHQILGRSLGGQTGRAKSGWDIGLRTINFSLSSKEDLPNRQIFTMLNIIECHQDEILELPEKVEVIGGSNKTAVEMFRYGDHMMGIQGHPEYNTDILLHLIDRLLQKGLIGVNYADELRAKFKEAGEPDMEAWRKLCVGFLKGRL